The genomic segment GCTTACCGGCCATACTTCCAGAGGATTTACATAAAAAAAGCTTTTTCCATCCATAGCTATGCCTGATAAAAGTGTATTATATAAAGCCCGTTCCACTACATCCATATAAGAAGCATCCTTCTCCATATCTGCCATTCTCTTTCCAAACATAGCAAGTGCAATCGTAGCACATGTCTCAGAATAATTGCTGTCATTTGGCAGATCATAATCTGTTGTAAATCGTTCCAAGAATCCAGAAGATCCAACACTTCCTGTAATATACATTCTTTTGTGCACCATATTATCCCACAAGTTTCGGCATGCCTGCTGTAATTCTTTATCCTGATATTCATATGCCAGGTCTGCCATTGCAGAATACATATAGTTTGCTCTTACAGCGTGTCCTTCTGCTGTCCTCTGTTTTCTTACCGGTTTATGTGCCTGCGCATACATGGTATCATAATTTACAAAATCCGGAAAAATACGCTTATGTCCCGGTCTCTTTTCCTCCTCCAGAAAATAATTTTTGCCAGTACCTCTCAGATCTATGAAATATTTTGCCAGATCCAGATATTTTTTCTCACGTGTTACACGGTAAAGCTTTACAAGTGCCAGTTCTATTTCCTGATGTCCCGGATATCCATGGATTTTTCCCTCTTCCGGTCCGAAAGTCTGGCAGACAAGATCTGCAAATTTTGATACAATTTCCAGGAATCTACGTTTTCCGGTTGCTTCATAGTATGCTACTGCTGCCTCGATCATATGCCCTGCTGTATAAAGCTCATGACCTTCCATAAGATTACTCCATCGTCCATCCGGTTCTTTGATCGTAAAATATGTATTTAAATATCCATCCGGCTGCTGTGCACGTCCGATCAGTTCAATCGTCTCATCAGCCAATTCTTCCAGCTTTTCATCTCTTTCATAATTTAACACAAAACCAACTGCTTCCAGCCATTTTGCAACATCCGTATCCTGAAATACGGCGCCCTGAAATTCTCCCTCTTTTTCTCCTGCTGCAATTTTGAAATTTTCTATACAATGACTGGTTTCTACATCTTCCAGTTTATCATTCAGAATATCCCACTGATAAGGAATAATCACATCCTTTACCAGATGCACATATTTATTCCAAAAATTATCTGTAACATGAATCTGTTTAAGAGAAATACTTGAATTTGCTGCTTTTCCCATTTTTTCTTCTCCTTTATCATCCATTTGGATCAGCGGTGACACCGTTAAATGTTCTTTAAAAGGGTGTCGAAAATTATCCCTCGATAATTCTGCGACACCCTCCTGATCTTTAAACTTCTTTATTTCATCGGCAGTTTGTAACCATCTCTTGTAAACAATGGAATCTGCTCGATCGGTGCTGCCACATGTACTTTCTGTCCACCTTCAAAGGTTTCACCTGTCCATGCATTTGTCCAGGAGGCTCCACCAGGAAGATATACATCTGTCTCACGTGCATCTGCATCTGTGATCGGTTTTACCAGAACTTTTGGTCCAAACATATACTCTGTCTCTACATTCCAACTTTCTTTGTCTTCCGGGAAGTCATAGAACAGCGGACGCATAACAGGAGTTCCTTTTTCATGAGCCTCCTCCATCAATTCTGTAATATATGGAAGCATGCGCTCTCTTAATCTCAAATAATCTGACAGAATCTCACAAACCTGATCTGTGTAACTCCATACCTCATTTGGTGCTCCTGATACACATGTAGCTCCACCAGTTGTACCATACTGAGGCTGAAGCGGCCAGCGATATCCGTGAAGTCTCATAACCGGACAGAAGCATCCATATTCAAACCAACGGACCAGAAGTTCATGGAATTCCGGATCATTTATATTTGCTCCGAAAAATCCGCCGATATCTGTTGTCCACCACGGAATACCTGCAATTCCCATATTAAGACCTGCTGCAACCTGATTTTTCATACTCGGGAAGGAAGATTTGATGTCTCCGGACCAGACCAGTGCACCATATTTCTGTGAACCGGCCCATGCGCAGCGGAGAAGATTGATAATGTTCTCCTGTCCTTCTGCTTTCATTCCATCAAAAAATGTCTTTGCATACATAACAGGATAAATATTTCCAACCTGAATATCCGGTCCGAGATGATAACGATAATTCTCGAAATCATAAACTGTATATTCCGGTTCTGCTTCATCCAGCCAGAATACTTTTACACCTTTATCATAATAATTCTTCTTTGCTTTTTCCCATACATATTCACGTGCTTCCGGATTAGTTGCATCGTAATGAAGTGTATTTCCCTGAAAATCCATGGATATCGGATATCCGGAATCTACGCGGATCAGAAGACCTTTACTCTTCATTTCATTGAAATTCTCGCTTCTGTAATCTACTGTCGGCCAGATGGAAACCATCAGTTCAATTCCCATATCTTTCAGTTCTTTGATCATTGCATCCGGATCCGGCCAGTATGTCGGGTCAAATTTCCATTCGCCCTGCATTGGCCAGTGAAAGAAGTCAACAACTATTACAGAAATCGGGAGGTTACGGCGTTTATATTCTCTTGCTACTTCAAGAAGTTCTTCCTGTGTCTGATAACGAAGTTTGCACTGCCAGAATCCCATTGCATATTCCGGCATCATCGGAACTTTGCCTGTTGCATTTGCATAAGCTTCTTCGATTTCGGCCGGTGTGTCACCTGCTGTGATCCAATAATCCAGTTTCTTGGAAGAAAATGCTTCCCATGTTGTAATATTTTTGCCAAAATTTACACGTCCTACAGCCGGATTATTCCACAAGAATCCATATCCAAGACTAGAAAGCATGAACGGAACACTTGCCTGTGAATTTCTGTGTGCCAGTTCAAGATCAGCTCCCTTTACATCAAGGTATGGCTGCTGATACTGGCCCATACCATATATTTTCTCCTCCGGTGTGGAAACAAAACGCATTGTCAGTCTGTAATCCCCACCTGTGATAGGCTTAAATTCTCTGGCTTCTACTTCAAGAGAACTGCAGGTATTTCCGAACATATCTTTTCTGTTGCGGACATACTCATCCAGTAAAAGTTCTCCTTTCTGATTATAAAATGCAATTTTACCGATCAGATTAATCTCTGCACGGATCTTACCATTACGGATCGTTGCTCCGTCTTCGCGAACTTCGATTTCCGGTGTGATTTCCTTCTCTGGTTTGATCAATGCCCAGTCTGCCGGATCCATCTCTGCGGTTTTCCATGCACGTACACGAAGGCTGTCAGCACCCCACGGCTCAATTCTTACCCGTTCAGCCTCATAACGGTAGCACAGCGCATTTCCTTTTTGCTCAAAATACCCATATACGTCTCTTACTTCTTCCTGATTTGCCATTTCTGCCTTCTCCTTTTCATTCTTAATGGAGTTTCAGCGAATTGGAACTGCAGTTTTATCTGTTTTGTTCTAATCCGCTGAACTTGTTTATAATATAAATAATAGCTTTATTTTATCAGTCTTTTACCGCACCTGCGACAAGACCGCCTACAATATATTTCTGTAAGAAAATAAACATCAGAATTACCGGAAGTACCAGTATTGCACCATAAGCCATGATACAGTTCCATCTTGTACCATATGCACTCTGGAATTTATAAATATTCGCTGTCAAAGGTCTCATTATCTCTGCAACATTAAATGTCATTGAATATACCAGATCATTCCAGCCGTTCAGGAATGAAATAACCATAATAGTAATAATTCCTGTTTTTACTGCCGGAAGCATAACCATAAGAAATGCTTTTACCGATCCGCATCCATCCAGTCTTGCGGCCTCATCCAATGATACCGGAATACTTCTGAAATAAGGTCTCAATGTTACGATTACAAACGGTATAGAACTGGCTGCAATCGCAACCGGAGCTGTCAGATGATTTCCAAGAAAGCCCAATTTACTGAAAATCAGATACATTGGGGTCAATGTCAGGGATGGAGGAAGCATCTGTGAAATCAGAAATGTAAGAAGGAAAACATTTCCACCTTTTACTCTGTATCTTCCCATTCCATATGCTGCCGGGACACCGAGTACCAGAGCAATTGCCATTGTCAAAAGTCCATTAAGAAAACTGTTTTTCAAAGATATCAGAAACGTTTTATCTGTTAAGTTTTCCAGCCACGGTTCAAAGGTGAAATCATGTGGAAAATAGGTAAGAACCTTTCCAAATGTTTCTGCATCTGACTTAAATGAAATCTGTATCAGCCAGTAAATCGGAAATAAGAAGATAAATGCAATAAGAAGTGCAAATATCGAATTTCTGATCTCTTTTGCCTTTTCAGCACCTGTCATATTATCCATATCAGCCTTCCTCCTCTTCTTTTGATAACAGTTTCAGATAGAACAGACCAATAAGGAACAGGCATGCAAACAGTACCATTGCAACTGCCGCACCTTTTGAAAAGTTAAACTGTGTAAATGATAACATATAAGAATATGTTCCCAGCACATCTGTTGAATTCAACGGACCTCCGGCTGTCATGATATACATCAGGTCAAATGCACGGAATGTATAGATAAATCCTAACATCAGTACTGCAAGAATTGACTCTTTCATCAGGGGAAGAGTTATAAAAAGAAAACGTTGTCCCCAGTTTGCTCCATCCATGGATGCGCTCTCGTATACATCCGGTGAAATACTTGTAAGTCCTGATACAAGAAGGAGCATATTAAACGGAATACCTACCCAGCAGTTCATAATAATTACTGCAATCAGAGCTGTGCTGGTGTTAACCAGCCATTCCGGACCGCTGATTCCGATTTTTCCAAGCAGGTCATTGATAAGACCTGCATTGGAAAAGATATTTTTACCAAGAAGACCAGTTACTGCCATTGGCATCATATAGCTGACAAGAATCAGACCTCTGATCGGACCTGCGAGTTTAAATTTCTGATTGAAAAACATCGCAAATGCAAATCCGATGGTAAACTGGAAAATAAGACAAGCTATTGTAAAAATAAATGTATTGCGCAGAACCAGAAGAAATGTCGGATCATGGAATAAATCAATATAGTTCTGTAATCCGACAAATACGGAAGTTCCTGATTTCAGGTTCTTTACATTTACATCCTTAAGACTGAGAATAATGTTATAAACGATCGGGTATCCCAGCACAAGGATCATATAAATAAATGCAGGTACAATGAAACAGTATGCTTCTTTTGTCTTTTGCTGCGCCATAGTCCTAGACTTTGCTGCCATTAAAGCCACATCCTTCTCTGTTTGTTAGTTTTAGTTGCTTTCAGGAAGAGGAGTTT from the Blautia wexlerae DSM 19850 genome contains:
- a CDS encoding glycoside hydrolase family 127 protein, whose product is MGKAANSSISLKQIHVTDNFWNKYVHLVKDVIIPYQWDILNDKLEDVETSHCIENFKIAAGEKEGEFQGAVFQDTDVAKWLEAVGFVLNYERDEKLEELADETIELIGRAQQPDGYLNTYFTIKEPDGRWSNLMEGHELYTAGHMIEAAVAYYEATGKRRFLEIVSKFADLVCQTFGPEEGKIHGYPGHQEIELALVKLYRVTREKKYLDLAKYFIDLRGTGKNYFLEEEKRPGHKRIFPDFVNYDTMYAQAHKPVRKQRTAEGHAVRANYMYSAMADLAYEYQDKELQQACRNLWDNMVHKRMYITGSVGSSGFLERFTTDYDLPNDSNYSETCATIALAMFGKRMADMEKDASYMDVVERALYNTLLSGIAMDGKSFFYVNPLEVWPVSCMPRTSREHVKPVRQKWFGVACCPPNITRTLASLGQYIYFQEENEIYVNLYVANETEVTLNGVPFKITLKGNFPWENKMTVSVDGVQETEAMIAFRVPAYAENFKILRNGKEENLTEDHGYIKISGKMYKETFEISFDAEPVFVHANPQVRVDSAKVAVVKGPLVYCVEEADNGENLSSVMVNTDQKIEETYDDELLEGCSVLHITGKKISEKGWNEGILYQNRKVELEDVKLTLVPYCYWGNRENGEMLVWMKELFYM
- a CDS encoding TIM-barrel domain-containing protein, which encodes MANQEEVRDVYGYFEQKGNALCYRYEAERVRIEPWGADSLRVRAWKTAEMDPADWALIKPEKEITPEIEVREDGATIRNGKIRAEINLIGKIAFYNQKGELLLDEYVRNRKDMFGNTCSSLEVEAREFKPITGGDYRLTMRFVSTPEEKIYGMGQYQQPYLDVKGADLELAHRNSQASVPFMLSSLGYGFLWNNPAVGRVNFGKNITTWEAFSSKKLDYWITAGDTPAEIEEAYANATGKVPMMPEYAMGFWQCKLRYQTQEELLEVAREYKRRNLPISVIVVDFFHWPMQGEWKFDPTYWPDPDAMIKELKDMGIELMVSIWPTVDYRSENFNEMKSKGLLIRVDSGYPISMDFQGNTLHYDATNPEAREYVWEKAKKNYYDKGVKVFWLDEAEPEYTVYDFENYRYHLGPDIQVGNIYPVMYAKTFFDGMKAEGQENIINLLRCAWAGSQKYGALVWSGDIKSSFPSMKNQVAAGLNMGIAGIPWWTTDIGGFFGANINDPEFHELLVRWFEYGCFCPVMRLHGYRWPLQPQYGTTGGATCVSGAPNEVWSYTDQVCEILSDYLRLRERMLPYITELMEEAHEKGTPVMRPLFYDFPEDKESWNVETEYMFGPKVLVKPITDADARETDVYLPGGASWTNAWTGETFEGGQKVHVAAPIEQIPLFTRDGYKLPMK
- a CDS encoding carbohydrate ABC transporter permease; protein product: MDNMTGAEKAKEIRNSIFALLIAFIFLFPIYWLIQISFKSDAETFGKVLTYFPHDFTFEPWLENLTDKTFLISLKNSFLNGLLTMAIALVLGVPAAYGMGRYRVKGGNVFLLTFLISQMLPPSLTLTPMYLIFSKLGFLGNHLTAPVAIAASSIPFVIVTLRPYFRSIPVSLDEAARLDGCGSVKAFLMVMLPAVKTGIITIMVISFLNGWNDLVYSMTFNVAEIMRPLTANIYKFQSAYGTRWNCIMAYGAILVLPVILMFIFLQKYIVGGLVAGAVKD
- a CDS encoding carbohydrate ABC transporter permease translates to MAAKSRTMAQQKTKEAYCFIVPAFIYMILVLGYPIVYNIILSLKDVNVKNLKSGTSVFVGLQNYIDLFHDPTFLLVLRNTFIFTIACLIFQFTIGFAFAMFFNQKFKLAGPIRGLILVSYMMPMAVTGLLGKNIFSNAGLINDLLGKIGISGPEWLVNTSTALIAVIIMNCWVGIPFNMLLLVSGLTSISPDVYESASMDGANWGQRFLFITLPLMKESILAVLMLGFIYTFRAFDLMYIMTAGGPLNSTDVLGTYSYMLSFTQFNFSKGAAVAMVLFACLFLIGLFYLKLLSKEEEEG